One Leptolyngbya ohadii IS1 genomic window carries:
- a CDS encoding cyclic 2,3-diphosphoglycerate synthase, producing MVIMGAAGRDFHNFNQVYRSDPTVEVVAFTAAQITGISNRRYPPSLSGSLYPEGIPIVDESQLESLCRSHRVNQVVFAYSDVPHAHVMHLASRALATGADFVLLGPERTMIQATVPVIAVSAVRTGCGKSQVTRWLSKLLRKRGFRTAVIRHPMPYGDLEQQRVQRFASRADLDAAHCTIEEREEYEPHLAIGNIVYAGVDYGAIAAQAASEADLILWDGGNNDFPFLRPDLHIVLVDPLRPGHETSHHPGEAALRMADGVVVAKVNAAATADVQRVMETVRSINPNAVLVRGASPIVLEQAEQVKGKRVLVVEDGPTTTHGGMPYGAGYVAATRAQVGAIVDPRAFAVPEIAEVYARYPHISKILPAMGYSAAQLEGLQQTINRADVDAIVSGTPIDLAALIQVNKPILRARYEFAELEEPGLAAVVEQFLQRRGLIRE from the coding sequence ATGGTGATCATGGGCGCGGCTGGACGGGATTTTCATAACTTTAATCAGGTTTACCGGAGTGATCCAACCGTCGAAGTGGTTGCCTTTACAGCTGCCCAAATTACCGGCATTAGCAATCGCCGCTATCCCCCTTCTTTGTCCGGATCGCTGTATCCTGAGGGCATTCCGATTGTCGATGAATCCCAGCTCGAATCGCTTTGTCGATCGCATCGGGTAAACCAGGTGGTGTTTGCCTATAGTGATGTGCCCCATGCCCATGTGATGCATCTGGCTTCTAGAGCCTTGGCAACCGGGGCAGATTTTGTGCTGCTAGGACCTGAGCGCACCATGATTCAGGCGACGGTTCCCGTCATTGCAGTCTCAGCCGTGCGAACGGGATGCGGCAAGTCTCAGGTAACGCGCTGGCTGTCAAAACTGCTGCGGAAACGGGGCTTTCGCACTGCCGTAATTCGACATCCGATGCCCTATGGCGATCTGGAGCAGCAGCGAGTCCAGCGATTTGCCAGCCGTGCCGATCTGGATGCGGCGCACTGCACGATCGAAGAACGCGAGGAATATGAACCCCATCTGGCGATCGGCAATATTGTTTATGCCGGGGTGGACTATGGGGCGATCGCAGCGCAGGCAGCATCGGAAGCTGATTTGATTTTGTGGGACGGTGGCAACAACGATTTTCCATTCCTGCGACCCGATCTGCACATTGTCCTGGTCGATCCGCTGCGTCCTGGACATGAAACCAGCCACCACCCCGGTGAGGCAGCACTGCGGATGGCGGATGGGGTTGTCGTTGCGAAGGTCAATGCGGCAGCCACGGCAGATGTGCAGCGGGTGATGGAAACGGTGCGATCGATTAATCCAAACGCAGTCCTGGTGCGCGGGGCTTCACCGATTGTTCTGGAACAGGCTGAACAGGTTAAAGGCAAGCGAGTCCTTGTCGTGGAGGATGGTCCGACGACAACGCATGGCGGAATGCCCTACGGAGCGGGATATGTGGCTGCAACCCGTGCCCAGGTAGGCGCGATCGTCGATCCCAGAGCCTTTGCCGTGCCCGAAATTGCAGAGGTCTATGCCCGCTATCCCCACATCAGTAAGATTCTTCCGGCAATGGGCTACTCTGCCGCTCAACTTGAGGGATTGCAGCAAACCATTAATCGGGCTGACGTGGATGCGATCGTCTCTGGAACCCCGATCGATCTGGCAGCGTTAATTCAGGTGAACAAACCGATCCTGCGTGCCCGCTATGAGTTTGCTGAACTGGAGGAGCCAGGATTGGCGGCAGTCGTAGAGCAGTTTTTGCAGCGTCGGGGTTTGATTCGAGAATGA
- the argF gene encoding ornithine carbamoyltransferase encodes MPFNLRNRSLLKVEDLSRRELLYLLDLARDLKRSKYSRTEQQHLKGKTIALIFEKASTRTRCAFEVACFDQGANVSYLDPSGSQIGHKETIKDTARVLGRLYDGIEYRGFNQSIVEELARYAGVPVYNGLTDESHPTQILADFLTMQEHSDKPLHDISFCFVGDCRFNMANSLMIGGCLLGMDVRLASPSTFAPHAEMVTIAQQRAEKSGAKLTITDDIQAAVKGVDYIYTDVWVSMGEPDEVWKERIGLLKPYQVNQTLMNATGNPRTQFLHCLPSFHNTETKVGKRIFEKYGIAELEVTDEVFESEASIVFDQAENRMHTIKAVLVATLGD; translated from the coding sequence ATGCCATTCAATCTTCGCAATCGCAGTTTGTTGAAAGTCGAAGACCTTAGCCGACGGGAACTCCTGTACCTGCTGGATTTGGCGCGAGATTTGAAGCGGTCAAAATATTCTCGAACTGAACAGCAGCATTTGAAAGGAAAGACCATTGCGCTGATCTTTGAAAAAGCCTCAACCCGGACTCGCTGCGCCTTTGAGGTTGCCTGCTTCGATCAGGGGGCAAATGTTTCCTATCTTGATCCCTCTGGTTCGCAAATTGGACACAAAGAAACGATTAAAGATACAGCTCGCGTCCTGGGTCGCCTGTACGACGGCATCGAATATCGAGGTTTTAACCAATCGATCGTCGAAGAACTGGCACGCTATGCAGGCGTTCCTGTCTACAACGGCTTAACCGATGAATCGCATCCGACTCAAATTCTGGCGGATTTCCTGACCATGCAGGAACATAGCGATAAACCCCTGCACGATATTTCATTCTGCTTTGTGGGCGATTGCCGATTTAATATGGCAAATTCCCTTATGATTGGCGGCTGTTTACTGGGAATGGATGTGCGATTGGCAAGTCCCTCAACTTTCGCGCCTCATGCAGAAATGGTGACGATCGCTCAACAGCGTGCTGAAAAGTCGGGTGCAAAGCTAACCATTACAGATGATATTCAAGCTGCGGTGAAAGGCGTGGACTACATTTACACCGATGTTTGGGTATCGATGGGAGAACCGGATGAAGTCTGGAAGGAACGCATCGGGTTACTTAAACCCTATCAGGTGAATCAAACACTCATGAACGCGACAGGGAATCCCCGCACCCAGTTTTTGCACTGCCTGCCCTCATTCCACAATACCGAAACCAAAGTCGGTAAACGGATCTTCGAGAAATACGGCATTGCAGAACTGGAAGTGACCGATGAAGTGTTTGAGTCCGAAGCCTCGATCGTATTTGACCAGGCAGAGAATCGAATGCACACCATTAAGGCTGTCTTAGTCGCAACCTTGGGCGATTGA
- the arcC gene encoding carbamate kinase has protein sequence MRVVIALGGNALLRRDEPMTAERQRRNVRIAAQALAEVAQKHQIIISHGNGPQVGLLALQAAAYMPSSPYPLDVLGAETEGMIGYLLEQELGNLLPPEQPLATILTMVEVDAQDPAFQHPSKPIGPVYSQAEAEQLAAERGWTIALDGNKFRRVVPSPLPKRIFELRPIRWLLEKGTIVICAGGGGIPTMFDAAGNLQGVEAVIDKDRASALLAQELAADFFIMATDVDAVYLHWGQPNAKAIRCTSPEAIAQFEFAEGSMAPKVEAAIEFASKTGKTAAIGALSDLSKMIAGEAGTQVTVDSTAIE, from the coding sequence ATGCGAGTTGTAATTGCGCTGGGGGGAAACGCTCTACTTCGTCGGGATGAACCGATGACCGCAGAACGTCAGCGACGGAATGTTCGCATTGCTGCCCAGGCTCTGGCAGAAGTTGCCCAAAAGCACCAGATTATTATTTCCCACGGCAATGGACCGCAAGTGGGTTTATTGGCACTTCAGGCAGCCGCCTATATGCCCAGCAGTCCCTATCCTCTGGACGTACTGGGTGCTGAAACCGAGGGCATGATTGGCTATTTGCTGGAACAGGAATTGGGCAATCTTCTGCCGCCTGAGCAGCCCCTAGCAACAATTTTGACGATGGTTGAAGTCGATGCTCAAGATCCAGCCTTTCAGCATCCCAGTAAACCGATCGGTCCTGTCTACTCGCAGGCAGAAGCCGAACAGCTTGCCGCAGAGCGAGGATGGACGATCGCCCTGGACGGCAACAAGTTCCGCCGTGTGGTTCCTTCCCCGTTGCCCAAACGCATTTTTGAACTGCGCCCGATTCGATGGCTATTAGAAAAGGGAACGATCGTGATTTGTGCTGGAGGTGGCGGCATTCCCACAATGTTTGATGCTGCGGGTAATCTTCAGGGGGTCGAAGCGGTAATCGACAAAGATCGGGCAAGTGCTTTACTGGCGCAGGAGCTAGCAGCCGACTTTTTTATTATGGCAACCGATGTTGATGCGGTTTATCTCCATTGGGGACAGCCTAACGCAAAGGCAATTCGCTGTACTTCTCCTGAAGCAATCGCGCAGTTTGAGTTTGCAGAGGGTTCAATGGCTCCCAAGGTGGAAGCGGCGATCGAGTTTGCCTCGAAAACTGGAAAAACGGCAGCGATTGGGGCGCTGAGCGATCTGTCCAAAATGATTGCAGGTGAAGCAGGAACCCAGGTAACGGTAGATTCTACGGCGATCGAATGA
- a CDS encoding phytoene desaturase family protein — translation MENFDFVILGAGLGGLSAAACLSRQGYQVAVLEKHYLPGGCCHTFDYGEYHFCADVHYISQCREDQAIGQFLRYIDREVSFNSLDPDCIDRVITPEVDFKIPLAWDRFRDRLLATFPEEVVPINRYCDEIQRLHEDIRRLGQELRWYDQKWLDWLKLPKYWNLFSKRTWTLQDLYDDVGLSPKLQALLAGQSGDYALPPNEISLITHTALVWDYSEGAYYPKHHFKYFVETIVDTITANGGVVHYETPVEHLQVTDHKIENVIAGGKVYKARNAYISDLDPKLTVQLMHDSSSLSRSEQRRLTQYEYSASAFNIYLGLNQQFKPENYGIGNWNIWYYPTGDLNQEYQQQLQGNLQHPWIFLSCPTMKSQEAGMAPPGHHVLEIATVCPYESFKQPHDTDPKAYKAKKRQVYQEVMTSVRDLIPDVDTYTRMKIYGTPTTSEHYLGQPQGNIYGAKLIPRQVGLNRLGYVTELPNLFLVGASAGYPSVPGVIGNGMDVVEMITGESVRHARKSPELSLPLLGRSA, via the coding sequence ATGGAAAATTTTGATTTTGTGATTCTCGGAGCAGGGTTAGGAGGGCTGTCTGCCGCTGCCTGTCTCAGCCGTCAGGGATATCAGGTTGCAGTACTGGAAAAACATTATCTGCCGGGTGGGTGCTGCCATACCTTTGACTATGGGGAGTATCATTTCTGTGCAGATGTTCACTACATTTCCCAATGCAGGGAAGATCAGGCGATCGGGCAATTCCTCAGATATATCGATCGGGAGGTCTCCTTTAACAGCCTTGACCCCGACTGTATCGATCGCGTGATTACACCCGAAGTTGACTTTAAGATTCCCTTAGCCTGGGATCGATTTCGCGATCGGCTACTCGCTACCTTCCCAGAAGAAGTGGTTCCAATTAACCGCTACTGTGACGAAATTCAGAGGCTCCATGAAGACATCCGTCGTTTGGGACAAGAGCTGCGGTGGTATGACCAGAAGTGGTTAGACTGGCTGAAGTTACCCAAGTATTGGAATCTGTTCTCGAAGCGCACTTGGACTCTGCAAGATCTCTACGATGACGTGGGACTCTCGCCCAAGCTCCAGGCATTGCTGGCGGGACAGAGCGGAGATTATGCCCTGCCTCCCAATGAAATTTCCCTGATTACTCATACTGCCCTGGTCTGGGATTACTCAGAAGGCGCATACTATCCCAAACATCACTTCAAATATTTTGTAGAGACGATCGTGGATACCATTACTGCAAATGGTGGAGTGGTTCACTACGAAACTCCAGTTGAACATCTTCAGGTTACGGATCACAAAATCGAGAATGTGATCGCAGGCGGTAAAGTGTATAAAGCCAGGAACGCCTATATCAGCGATCTTGATCCGAAATTAACCGTTCAGCTCATGCATGATTCCAGCAGCCTGAGTCGATCGGAACAGCGGCGGCTCACACAGTACGAATACTCTGCCAGTGCTTTTAATATCTATCTGGGACTGAATCAGCAGTTCAAGCCCGAAAATTATGGGATTGGCAACTGGAACATCTGGTATTATCCCACCGGCGATCTTAATCAGGAATATCAACAGCAGCTTCAGGGCAATCTACAGCATCCCTGGATTTTCCTCTCCTGCCCCACTATGAAATCTCAGGAAGCGGGAATGGCGCCTCCCGGTCATCATGTTCTGGAGATTGCTACCGTTTGCCCTTACGAATCGTTCAAACAGCCACATGACACCGATCCAAAGGCTTATAAAGCGAAAAAACGGCAGGTTTACCAAGAGGTGATGACCAGCGTGCGGGATCTAATTCCTGATGTGGATACCTACACCCGAATGAAGATTTACGGCACACCAACCACCAGCGAACACTATTTAGGACAGCCCCAGGGCAATATTTACGGTGCAAAACTCATCCCTCGTCAGGTTGGACTCAATCGGCTCGGATATGTCACCGAGCTTCCGAATCTGTTCTTGGTGGGTGCAAGCGCAGGCTATCCCAGTGTTCCGGGTGTGATTGGCAATGGGATGGATGTGGTCGAAATGATTACCGGAGAATCTGTTCGACATGCCAGAAAATCACCGGAGTTATCGCTTCCACTCCTGGGACGATCGGCGTAG
- a CDS encoding PEP-utilizing enzyme — MTRYGMNIFPSAFKRGFQEGTARYGMMLDYIEYAAVNGFAYNCAHVVGAPPEATAPPPKWIFKLLTRFHPQVRQRVQAAKAAFEQKLWRADLKQWDESWKPALARTYQALQSVDPTQLSLEDLIAHLNACRDALAEAIYYHHRLNPCALVPLGDFLVQAQGWTGLEPQILLQLLQGATPVSIGAIGEIQQLAQTIHQHPEAASLLNSQQPAAEILQQIQAIPGAVGEAMNAYLNVVGLRVLTGYDVGDLYALDTPELLVETIRAALDTPVHQSVTDRLAEQTEKVRSAVPEEHRAEFDALLAEARLTYRIRDERGYLNDAWATGIARRALLAAGDRLTAAGKLEKPEHAVELTHDELIALLQGQPGPSAHELAEYFHYRTSKTIADAPVHLGTPPGSPPPDDWLPPASARMSRAMNVVLGHLFAAPGKQIEPKTIQGVPASPGEYEGIARLVLDLEDMAQVKEGDILVARMTAPSYNALLPMLGGIVTDRGGLLSHAAIVAREYGLPAVVGCMEATQAIPNGSRIRVNGTSGEVKILA; from the coding sequence ATGACCCGCTATGGAATGAATATCTTTCCTTCAGCATTCAAGCGAGGGTTTCAAGAAGGCACTGCCCGATATGGGATGATGCTGGACTACATCGAATATGCCGCAGTAAACGGTTTTGCCTACAACTGCGCTCACGTCGTCGGGGCACCGCCAGAAGCCACAGCACCGCCCCCCAAGTGGATCTTTAAGCTGCTGACTCGGTTTCATCCCCAGGTACGTCAGCGCGTTCAAGCTGCTAAAGCCGCATTTGAGCAAAAGCTGTGGCGGGCAGACCTGAAGCAATGGGATGAAAGCTGGAAGCCTGCTCTGGCACGCACCTATCAAGCCCTGCAAAGCGTTGATCCAACCCAGTTGTCTCTGGAGGACTTAATTGCCCACCTGAATGCCTGTCGAGATGCACTGGCAGAGGCTATTTATTATCATCATCGGCTGAATCCCTGTGCGCTGGTGCCGCTGGGCGATTTCCTGGTGCAGGCTCAGGGCTGGACTGGACTGGAACCGCAGATCCTATTGCAATTGCTGCAAGGGGCAACCCCCGTATCGATCGGAGCGATCGGCGAAATTCAACAGCTCGCGCAAACTATTCATCAGCATCCCGAAGCCGCCTCACTCTTAAACAGTCAGCAGCCTGCCGCCGAGATTTTGCAGCAGATCCAGGCAATACCGGGTGCAGTGGGTGAAGCCATGAACGCCTATCTCAACGTGGTCGGGCTTCGCGTTTTAACCGGGTATGACGTGGGGGATTTGTATGCCCTCGATACCCCCGAACTGCTCGTAGAGACGATTCGTGCAGCCCTCGATACCCCTGTGCATCAGAGCGTCACAGACCGCTTGGCAGAGCAAACCGAAAAGGTGCGATCGGCAGTCCCAGAGGAACATCGGGCTGAATTTGATGCGCTGCTGGCAGAGGCTCGTTTAACCTATCGCATTCGGGATGAGCGGGGCTATCTCAACGATGCCTGGGCAACCGGAATTGCCAGACGAGCCCTCTTAGCAGCAGGCGATCGGCTCACCGCAGCAGGCAAACTCGAAAAGCCGGAACATGCCGTTGAGCTGACCCACGACGAACTAATTGCCCTGCTCCAGGGACAGCCCGGACCTTCTGCCCACGAACTCGCCGAATATTTCCATTACCGCACCAGCAAAACGATCGCCGATGCCCCTGTTCACCTCGGTACACCGCCTGGCTCACCGCCCCCAGACGATTGGCTGCCGCCTGCTTCCGCTCGTATGAGTCGCGCGATGAATGTTGTGCTGGGACATCTGTTTGCCGCACCGGGTAAGCAAATCGAGCCGAAAACTATTCAGGGGGTTCCTGCGAGTCCGGGAGAGTATGAGGGCATCGCCAGACTGGTGCTGGATCTGGAGGATATGGCGCAGGTGAAGGAAGGCGATATTCTGGTCGCCCGGATGACGGCTCCTTCCTACAATGCGCTGCTGCCGATGCTGGGCGGCATTGTCACCGATCGCGGTGGGCTACTTTCCCATGCGGCGATCGTGGCTCGTGAGTATGGTTTACCCGCCGTGGTGGGCTGTATGGAAGCGACTCAGGCGATTCCCAATGGCAGTCGTATTCGGGTCAATGGAACTTCTGGAGAGGTCAAGATTCTGGCATGA